The following are encoded in a window of Variovorax paradoxus genomic DNA:
- the argH gene encoding argininosuccinate lyase, translating into MTQNQLDKKSEAWSALFSEPMSDLVKRYTSSVFFDKRLWQADIEGSLAHAGMLAAQGIISVTDHAAIERGMTQIRGEIEAGSFEWKLDLEDVHLNIEARLTQLVGDAGKRLHTGRSRNDQVATDVRLWLRGEIDLIGDLLVDLQKALVDIAEKNVEVILPGFTHLQVAQPVSFGHHMLAYVEMFSRDAERMGEVRRRVNRLPLGAAALAGTSYPLDRELVARTLKMDSVCQNSLDAVSDRDFAIEFTAAASLCMVHVSRLSEELIIWMSQNFSFINIADRFTTGSSIMPQKKNPDVPELARGKTGRVVGHLMALITLMKGQPLAYNKDNQEDKEPLFDTVDTLKDTLRIFAEMIGGITVKPEAMEAAALRGYATATDLADYLVKKGLPFRDAHETVAHAVKAATSHQVDLSELPLSVLQQFNPNIEKDVYDVLSLRGSLNARNVLGGTAPVQVKAQVARHRARLG; encoded by the coding sequence CCAGCGTCTTCTTCGACAAGCGCCTGTGGCAGGCCGACATCGAGGGCTCGCTGGCGCACGCCGGCATGCTCGCGGCCCAGGGCATCATCAGCGTGACGGACCACGCCGCCATCGAGCGTGGCATGACGCAGATCCGCGGCGAGATCGAGGCCGGCAGCTTCGAATGGAAGCTCGACCTCGAAGACGTGCACCTGAACATCGAGGCCCGCCTGACCCAGCTGGTCGGCGACGCCGGCAAGCGCCTGCACACCGGCCGCAGCCGCAACGACCAGGTCGCCACCGACGTGCGCCTGTGGCTGCGCGGCGAAATCGACCTCATCGGCGACCTGCTGGTCGACCTGCAGAAGGCCCTGGTCGACATCGCCGAGAAGAACGTCGAGGTGATCCTGCCCGGCTTCACCCACCTGCAGGTGGCCCAGCCCGTGAGCTTCGGCCACCACATGCTGGCCTACGTGGAAATGTTCAGCCGCGACGCCGAGCGCATGGGCGAGGTGCGCCGCCGCGTCAACCGCCTGCCGCTGGGCGCCGCCGCGCTGGCCGGCACCAGCTACCCGCTGGACCGCGAACTCGTGGCGCGCACCCTGAAGATGGACAGCGTCTGCCAGAACAGCCTGGACGCCGTGAGCGACCGCGACTTCGCGATCGAGTTCACCGCCGCCGCCAGCCTGTGCATGGTGCACGTGAGCCGCCTGAGCGAAGAACTCATCATCTGGATGAGCCAGAACTTCAGCTTCATCAACATCGCCGACCGCTTCACCACGGGCTCGTCGATCATGCCGCAGAAGAAAAACCCCGACGTGCCCGAGCTGGCGCGCGGCAAGACCGGCCGCGTGGTCGGCCACCTGATGGCGCTCATCACGCTCATGAAGGGCCAGCCGCTGGCCTACAACAAGGACAACCAGGAAGACAAGGAGCCGCTGTTCGACACCGTCGACACGCTCAAGGACACCCTGCGCATCTTTGCCGAGATGATCGGCGGCATCACCGTGAAGCCCGAGGCCATGGAAGCCGCCGCGCTGCGCGGCTACGCCACCGCCACCGACCTGGCCGACTACCTCGTGAAAAAGGGCCTGCCCTTCCGCGACGCGCACGAAACCGTGGCCCACGCCGTGAAGGCCGCCACCTCGCACCAGGTCGACCTGTCGGAGCTGCCGCTGTCGGTGCTGCAGCAGTTCAACCCGAACATCGAGAAGGACGTGTACGACGTGCTGAGCCTGCGCGGCTCGCTCAATGCGCGCAACGTGCTGGGCGGCACCGCGCCCGTGCAGGTAAAAGCCCAAGTCGCCCGCCACCGCGCCCGCCTGGGCTGA